Sequence from the Streptomyces sp. NBC_00440 genome:
GCCACCGCCTGCGCCGACAGGCCGCGCAGCTCGATTCCGAGCGGCTTCGAAACGGCGTCCCTGCCACCCAGGTCGACCACAAGCCCCAGATCCTTGTGGACATAGGGCTGGAGCGGCTGATGACGCAGCGACGCCACGATGTTCTCCGCGAGCTTCCGGCCCTGGCGCATCGAGTGCTGTGCGGTGGGCGGGCAGATCGCGCCGTCCCCCTTGGCGAGGTCCGGTACGGCGGCGGCGTCGCCGAGGGCGTAGACCCCGTCGAGCCCCGGCACCGTCATCTCAGGTGTCACCGCGAGGCGTCCGCGTACCGTCTCGGCGCCCAGAGTGGCGATCAGCGGACTCGCCGCGACACCCGCTGTCCAGATCAGAGTGCGGCACGGGAGGACCCGGCCGTCGGTGAACGTCACCTTGTCCGGACCGGCCTCGGCGATCGACACCCCGAGCGAGACCTCGATGCCGCGTCCGCGCAGGATCTCCAGCGCACTGCGCCCGAGCTTGTCGCCGAGCTCCGGCATCAGCTTCGGAGCGATGTCGATCAGATGCCACTTGACCAGCTTCGGATCGATGCGCGGATAGTGCTTCACGGCGTTCTTGGTGAGGCGCTGCAGACAGGCGGCCGTCTCGGTGCCCGCGTAGCCGCCGCCGACCACCACGAACTGGAGTCGGGACGCCCGCTCCGCCTCGTCGTGGCTGGCATCCGCCAGGTCCAGCTGGGCGATCACATGGTCGCGGATGTACGCGGCCTCGGCCAGGGTCTTCATCCCGCGCGCATTGTCGACGAGGCCGGGGATGTCGAACGTACGGGTGATGCTGCCCGGGGACAGCACGATCTGGTCGTAGCGCTCGTTGACGATCTCACCGGTGATGTCGCGGATGACGCAGACCTTCGCCTTGGTGTCGACCCCGATGGCCCCGCCGGGAATGATCCGCGTGCGGTGTTTCTGGCTTCGGCGCAGCGACACGGCGACCGACTGCGGGGTGAGAACGCCGGAGGCGACCTGGGGCAGCAACGGCAGATAGAGCTGGTAGGAGAAGGGCGCGACAAGCGCGATCTCGGCCTCGCCGGGGATGAGCCGCCGCTCAAGGCGGCGTACGCACTCCACTCCGGCGAAGCCGGCGCCCACTACGAGAATCCTGGGTCGTCCCACGGTGTTCGTCCCTTCTCAGGTCTGCCCGGTCATCCGTCCCCTCCCGCCTGCCCCGTGGGGCGGGTGACGGCACGTGTGAATCGCGCCCTGACCGCTGCCCGGCACAGCCCATCTTCGCGGGCCGGAGGAGAGTCCGCCTGCTGAACCCCGCAGAAGGGCTCCGCCGGGCACGGAGCGCGTCCGGCCGAAGGCGCTGTGTCGTCGGGGCCCGCTTTCTGCGGCGTTGTCTACCGTGGATCTCATGACGCCCTTGCAGGAGCGGGTGAGTTTCGGCTGAGCCGGTGGGTTCCCGCTGAGGCTGCGCCGGTCCGCCGGCAGAGGTCCTAGAGTGTCGGGCATGGGGGATTCGCGGCCGACATCGGCGTTCTACTCGGAGAACATCACACCTTCGGCCACCGACCGGCTGGTCGGAGCGCTGGATGTGCAGGCGGCGAGCGCGGGCGTGCGCCGACTGCGGGAGTGGGCGCACCACGCGCTGGCCGCTCGCCCGGGCGAGCGCGCGCTCGACATCGGGGCCGGGACCGGTTCGGAGACCCAGGTGCTCGCGGCGGCGGTGACCGACAGCGGCGCGGCGACCGGGGTGGAGCCGAACCCGGGACTGCGGGAGGTCGCCGAGCGCCGTGCGACCGAAGCACTGAGCGGTGCCCGCTTCGTGCCCGGCGATGCCTACGCGCTCCCGGTGGAGGACGCCGGTCTTGATGTCGTCTGGTGCGAGCGGGTGTTCCAGCACCTCGCGGAACCCGACAGGGCGGCGGCGGAGATCGCGCGCGTGCTGCGGCCCGGTGGGCGGGTCGCCCTGCTCGACACCGACTGGGCCACCACGATCCTGCACCCCGGAGACCCGGAGGTGGTGGCGGTCCTCACCGGTGGCGCCCTCACGGTGGCGGCCAACCCGAACGCCGGGCGCAGACTGACAGGCCAACTGGCCGCTGTGGGGCTGGAGATCGACGACCTCGGCTCGCAGGCGCTCATCCAGGACCACCGGAAGGTCAGCTGGCCCATCATCCGGATGCTCGGCGAGACAGCCGTAAAGCGCGAACTGATCACGGAGCAGCAGCGGGACCAGCTGTACGCGGACCTCACGGCGGCCGCGGAGCACAGCGCGCTGCATATGTCCGTCACCATGTTCGGCGTCGTCGCGCACCGGCCCGTCTGAGCCAGCCGCCGACGCCGCGACGCCACCCCGGCGCGCCCGCCGGTATCGTGCGGATCCATGAACACCGACACCGACACCGCTGCCGTGAGGGACCGCCACGTCGCTGTGCCGGGGGCGAATCACCGTATGACGAGCACCGCCGTGGCCCGTACCGTCACCGACGTACTCCAGCCGCGTAACGTCCTGTTGGCCGGAATGCCCGGTATCGGCATCGCGGCTGCGGGGGACTGGACCGGCATCCCCTGGGGGCTGCTCGGCGCCCTGTGCGCGGGGCTGGTCCCCGCTGCGTTCATCGAGTGGGAGCGCCGGCGCGGCACCTGGGGCGACCGGCATGTGCTCGACCGCAGGCAGCGCGCCCCGATCTTCCTCGTCATCCTCGGCTCGGTCGGTACCGGCGCCGCCCTGATGATCGCCGGCGGCGCGCCCCGGGGGATTCTGCTGGCCATGCTCGCCCTCTGGGCGATGACCGTGGTCCTGCTGGCGGTCAACACCGTATGGAAGATCAGTGTGGACGCGGCGGTGGCATCGGCGGTCGTCGCGATGCTGGCCGCCGTCCACGCGCCGTGGTGGACCGCCGGTTACGTCATGGTGGCCGCGGTCTGCTGGTCCCGTGTCGCGCTCGCGTACCACTCCGTCGCGCAGACGGTCGCGGGCGCCTCGCTCGGCGCGGCCACGGCTGCCGTTCTGGTCCTGGCGTAACCGGGTCCTGGCCTAACCGGTTCGCACCGGGTTCCAGGTCTCGTACGGATTCGGCCGACCGGCCTGCTCGGTCCGAACTCCCCTTGCCGGGAACCGTTTTGGAGATATGGGGGAAGGCTCCGTACGATCCGGTGATGATCATGAGAAAACGGCTGGCGGCCGGGGTGTGCACGCTCCTGGCTGCCCTGGTCGTCGGAACCTTCCCCACCGGCGCCGCCGCTGCCGATGAACCGTCCGACAAGCCATCGCCCAAGGTCGAGTTGGTGCTCGACGTGAGTGGTTCGATGCGGACGCGCGACATCGACGGCGGCTCGCGGATGACGGCGGCGAAGCAGGCGTTCAACGAAGTGCTCGACGGGGTGCCCGAAGAAGTGCAGCTGGGCATACGCACGCTGGGTGCGAACTACCCCGGCAACGACCGCAGGACCGGGTGCAAGGACACCCGGCAGCTCTACCCGGTGGGACAACTCGACCGGACCGAGGCCAAGACGGCGGTCGCCACGCTCGCGCCCACCGGCTGGACGCCGATCGGACCCGCCCTCCAGGCGGCGGCCCGGGACCTCAAGGGCGGTGACACCACCCGCCGTATCGTCCTCATCAGCGACGGCGAGGACACCTGCGCGCCGCTCGACCCGTGCGTGGTGGCACGCGACATCGCCGCCCAGGGCATCCACCTCGTCATCGACACACTGGGCCTGGTGCCCGATGCCAAGACCCGCAAGCAGCTGACCTGCATCGCGGACGCCACCGGCGGTACCTACACCGCGGTGCGCCACACCAATGAACTCTCCGGGCGCGTCACGCAGTTGGTGGACCGCGCGGCCGACCCGGTCGCCACACCGGTGGCCACCGAGGGTACGGACACCTGCACGAACGCCCCGCAGCTCAAGGCCGGGCTCTACAGCGACCGGGAGAGGTTCGCCGAGCACCGCTGGTACCGGGTGGACGTCCGCCCCGGTCAGGAACTGCGTGCCTCCGTCAGCGTCGCCGCCGACCGGGCCGTCAACAACGACTACGGCGTACTGCTCCGGGCGTTGACCGTCCAGGGGCGGGAGATCGTACGAGGGCAGGAATCGGGCACCGGGCGCACCGACGCCATCTCCACGGGCCTGCGCTATCCGAAGCCGTCCGTCGACTCGGACGACACACAGACCGCGGCGGAGACCGTCTGCCTCCAGGTCAGCAACTCCTTCTCGGCGCCTCCCTCGGTCAAGACCACGCCCGGCCTGCCCGTCGAACTGAACATCGCCGTCGTGGACGCACCCCACGAGGCATCCGACGTGGCCGCCTTCGGGCTCGGCCGCGGCTGGTGGCTGCTCGGCGTCCTGGCACTGACCG
This genomic interval carries:
- a CDS encoding NAD(P)/FAD-dependent oxidoreductase; translation: MGRPRILVVGAGFAGVECVRRLERRLIPGEAEIALVAPFSYQLYLPLLPQVASGVLTPQSVAVSLRRSQKHRTRIIPGGAIGVDTKAKVCVIRDITGEIVNERYDQIVLSPGSITRTFDIPGLVDNARGMKTLAEAAYIRDHVIAQLDLADASHDEAERASRLQFVVVGGGYAGTETAACLQRLTKNAVKHYPRIDPKLVKWHLIDIAPKLMPELGDKLGRSALEILRGRGIEVSLGVSIAEAGPDKVTFTDGRVLPCRTLIWTAGVAASPLIATLGAETVRGRLAVTPEMTVPGLDGVYALGDAAAVPDLAKGDGAICPPTAQHSMRQGRKLAENIVASLRHQPLQPYVHKDLGLVVDLGGRDAVSKPLGIELRGLSAQAVARGYHWSALRTNVAKTRVMTNWMINAIAGDDFVRTGFQSQKPATLRDFEYTDSYLTPEQVREHTASMTARG
- a CDS encoding VWA domain-containing protein; the encoded protein is MIMRKRLAAGVCTLLAALVVGTFPTGAAAADEPSDKPSPKVELVLDVSGSMRTRDIDGGSRMTAAKQAFNEVLDGVPEEVQLGIRTLGANYPGNDRRTGCKDTRQLYPVGQLDRTEAKTAVATLAPTGWTPIGPALQAAARDLKGGDTTRRIVLISDGEDTCAPLDPCVVARDIAAQGIHLVIDTLGLVPDAKTRKQLTCIADATGGTYTAVRHTNELSGRVTQLVDRAADPVATPVATEGTDTCTNAPQLKAGLYSDRERFAEHRWYRVDVRPGQELRASVSVAADRAVNNDYGVLLRALTVQGREIVRGQESGTGRTDAISTGLRYPKPSVDSDDTQTAAETVCLQVSNSFSAPPSVKTTPGLPVELNIAVVDAPHEASDVAAFGLGRGWWLLGVLALTGLVAGVLWGWISRLRFAGRTN
- a CDS encoding methyltransferase domain-containing protein, giving the protein MGDSRPTSAFYSENITPSATDRLVGALDVQAASAGVRRLREWAHHALAARPGERALDIGAGTGSETQVLAAAVTDSGAATGVEPNPGLREVAERRATEALSGARFVPGDAYALPVEDAGLDVVWCERVFQHLAEPDRAAAEIARVLRPGGRVALLDTDWATTILHPGDPEVVAVLTGGALTVAANPNAGRRLTGQLAAVGLEIDDLGSQALIQDHRKVSWPIIRMLGETAVKRELITEQQRDQLYADLTAAAEHSALHMSVTMFGVVAHRPV